The following coding sequences lie in one Porphyromonas asaccharolytica DSM 20707 genomic window:
- a CDS encoding outer membrane beta-barrel protein, with translation MKKLFTLFAGLLLALLWSCGSLQAQTTTDEHDHQASWFVGGVASFWIDSDAGKTSLEFQPEFGYFLNDTWAVGLIAGYGLESHEVTGEKVLQHEVSLSPFVRYYYLHRGPINLYVDGNVGYSYETSKGNSHHGYEVGLRPGACVDLAEGLCLCMRLGFLGYRKSFHGEEPSVPSNGFGLSFTPEHLMIGLELEF, from the coding sequence ATGAAGAAACTGTTTACACTTTTCGCAGGGCTACTACTTGCCCTCCTCTGGAGCTGTGGCTCTCTACAGGCACAGACCACAACGGATGAGCACGACCACCAGGCTTCGTGGTTTGTAGGTGGTGTCGCTAGTTTTTGGATCGACAGTGATGCCGGGAAGACATCGCTAGAGTTTCAACCTGAATTCGGTTACTTTCTAAACGACACGTGGGCCGTGGGACTCATTGCAGGCTATGGACTGGAGTCGCACGAGGTAACTGGTGAGAAGGTACTACAACACGAGGTATCGCTCTCTCCTTTCGTCCGCTACTACTACCTGCATAGAGGTCCAATCAATCTCTATGTAGACGGCAATGTGGGCTACAGCTACGAGACATCTAAGGGTAATAGCCACCACGGTTATGAGGTGGGCTTGCGTCCTGGTGCCTGCGTAGATCTTGCGGAGGGATTGTGCCTCTGCATGCGTTTGGGCTTCTTGGGCTATCGCAAGAGCTTCCACGGAGAGGAGCCTAGTGTGCCTTCGAATGGCTTCGGGCTATCCTTCACCCCAGAGCATCTGATGATCGGATTGGAGCTAGAGTTTTAG
- a CDS encoding HD domain-containing protein: MIDPIQIIERYYPTDTLGYRILLTHSQQVAELALEVVRQHPELACDERFVYEGAMLHDIGIYLTDAPTIGCYGTEPYLRHGYLGGELLRELGLERHAQVAERHTGTGLDSETIRARGLDLPTDRLYMPQSIEERVICYADKFYSKTQLEHQKPLEKVRTSLAKYGAESLARFDQMHEQFQVSSTLV, encoded by the coding sequence ATGATTGACCCCATACAGATCATCGAGCGTTACTACCCTACCGACACGCTCGGCTACCGCATCCTGCTAACCCACAGCCAGCAGGTTGCCGAGCTGGCACTTGAAGTTGTACGTCAGCACCCCGAGCTAGCGTGCGACGAGCGATTTGTCTACGAGGGAGCTATGCTCCACGACATCGGCATCTACCTCACTGACGCCCCCACGATCGGTTGCTACGGCACCGAGCCTTACTTACGTCACGGCTACCTAGGCGGCGAGCTACTACGTGAGCTAGGTCTGGAGCGGCATGCGCAGGTTGCCGAGCGGCACACCGGCACAGGACTAGACAGCGAGACCATCCGTGCTCGGGGACTAGATCTCCCGACCGACCGCCTCTATATGCCCCAAAGCATCGAGGAGCGGGTCATCTGCTATGCCGACAAGTTTTACTCCAAGACTCAACTAGAGCATCAGAAGCCCTTAGAGAAGGTACGCACCTCGCTCGCCAAGTATGGCGCCGAGTCCTTAGCCCGCTTCGACCAAATGCACGAGCAGTTTCAGGTGTCCAGCACATTAGTCTAA
- a CDS encoding MG2 domain-containing protein, whose product MAQQPATSSQALYKELQDLQKKRLPTQTLSCAERLATQALREGNLYYTIEALEAHKTALRRLDYNRLLEQFPLLHTTWQGRDKLSVRDQRFLALYIANQYISRSYSQRLRSEGLSLTTQEQDSVTPRYWSDADYMKAIDPLMEIAFAPSAELYKVIPRQEAKQLPDALYANRLPEEGSYTLISHLLKVLPISLLHQLEQQVGRIPTWSDRLGALLTEDQLQQADEGARLYALYQAVTLEETTRGTASSTVAKRLEGLLQQSQQMHLETMEIYKRLFHYYYANGSDPLRAYHFITPYLEWLDKQGKYPEFCKGIRRQLFTPHLNIFFPNFILADHLGFVEVQMSNVERLELKLFALTPQDAIKAEGQTIPEQAKLVWSHTYQGKQGLEAMVLQCDSIELPTLPTGHYRLQAVAHHTTEAKQVEYIKKTNTTIHDCTISDLWTLNLGNGKTQLLNALTGQAQTESIQLWSYGDKRSGWHSNYKPTLDKIGERTPDKLGIFATPQPAKRDRSEIFLVESADNRLLLPTCGYQYNYRGKRGTFQLSKTLSTALLQTDRSIYELGDEIQLYAVAYRRGYDPKQATVLPKLDLTIKLYTPQDDMIDSIIVQTDQWGRLHTTLQLPKEAMTGGYTIEVSCDSDLDDFDEYETTIHVAEYKRPSFKGALTLPEVAMKLEDTISVRGSAMTYSGYPLAEASITYSVTGSYRNWWFGEDVPDQLLTSGTLQINEQDGSFEFPITLSDLRTEAMRQNPQPWSLHTYHIEVTITAPSGETQRLERSIWIGSTPVSMEYEGAETFFKDGPEEAQTFTIRVTNDDEAPIATMLELRLTSLADTTSSWSVEVPANEKQHLPAEWLRLPSGSYRLTYIYHDKTGETLKEEQEIVLFAERDKRLPIQSTLWAASPSEEYPRGGAPTIYYASNESEQSIYYVINTVDQPAIYGQLPALPAQQVGRWQPTLPKSVDPKGQIRIELYCVRDGRYSSQSFEYRYTADQPTLQLSWIEIPDKLLAGETHTWQARLTYSDGTPARRIPVIAWMYDAALESLRSHSIDRLAQYIPLYLHDVSPNPCFGFDMKDYYPMAYGYGGGAYPEMALAKSASIEGEVMGLANDEVLVEDMSENRLAEEKVTDVTPNLRKDFSQTAFFLANLYTDDEGVVTFTGKMPEALSSYRLALFGYDSRLTDCAATADIKSYRQLMVETLQPRFLMQGDQAYLTGSIRNLTEEALSGNLRLVLYDALATDSTATPLADGTRELALTVPASGVTPYTIALPALPDLSALRVQVYFVSGSLSDGEEYVIPVQPATVRTVESIPFAWDKQASYSYPLSALLGQASDPSASLHLQLWSNPRYFALQQLPILFNNEERDAINTVLRIYTLTRTQQLLRQSEIAQWVQAQTQATEGANKLTSNRETTLLPLDETPWRATERWLDGAQEQLWTLFKAPNERTTTKDIAQLRNLQTASGEWSWYPDMPSSSYLTPLILDYLAAVSELEPNEEITSMLARGWQAYDRTTTKQMQEMKKELAKSKRQPTLPAWGAEWLYLSYRWRDAKALQKDPTTKALIDYLTPLLVKEAQQLPLYVLPQAAYTLYKQGNVAQARQLAEILHDHLSYEVAQGAFFANTLVGGYFWRDRSMSLQRETIELFKLLDLYPDTVQQMRRWAMEYLRTNLRASNLTQLELLLTLLEESAEETAKHDQVTISIPLADGTTERIETDSYCGLQYKPSQLDRTGSIVITHSDPQAILWGGILSVGEKPLSEVSERQGELMIESKTYVREEINGQLQERPIQSGEELTIGTVLITKLRITTRRDLDFVTIRDMRPACCEPLEQLSHYEWQSGLGYYVEARHYAQIYHINSLLRGSYEISYEQSVVRPGTYQRGITQAQCAYATEYSAQTAMPTPYIVIAND is encoded by the coding sequence ATGGCACAGCAACCAGCTACCTCTAGCCAAGCTCTCTACAAGGAGCTACAGGATTTACAGAAGAAGCGTCTGCCCACACAGACGCTCTCCTGCGCTGAGCGACTCGCTACACAGGCTCTCCGTGAGGGCAATCTCTACTACACAATCGAGGCTCTGGAGGCGCACAAGACGGCTCTTCGCAGACTGGACTACAACCGTCTGCTGGAGCAGTTTCCCCTACTCCACACCACATGGCAAGGACGAGATAAGCTGTCGGTGCGGGATCAGCGCTTCCTCGCTCTATACATAGCGAATCAGTATATCAGTCGGAGCTACAGTCAGCGCCTGAGGTCAGAGGGACTAAGCCTCACGACCCAAGAGCAAGACAGTGTCACGCCTCGCTACTGGAGCGATGCGGACTATATGAAAGCTATTGATCCATTGATGGAGATAGCTTTCGCTCCCAGTGCTGAACTCTACAAGGTGATCCCACGACAAGAGGCGAAGCAGCTACCCGATGCGCTTTACGCTAATCGCCTTCCCGAAGAGGGTAGCTATACGCTCATAAGCCACCTGCTGAAGGTTCTTCCGATCTCTCTGTTGCATCAGCTAGAGCAGCAAGTCGGACGCATACCCACTTGGTCGGATCGGCTCGGTGCGCTCCTAACGGAAGATCAACTCCAGCAAGCAGACGAGGGGGCTAGGCTCTATGCCCTTTATCAAGCGGTGACGCTCGAGGAGACAACCCGTGGCACAGCTTCCAGTACCGTAGCGAAGCGGCTAGAGGGCTTACTCCAGCAGAGCCAGCAGATGCACCTTGAGACGATGGAAATATACAAGCGACTCTTCCACTACTACTATGCCAACGGCTCTGACCCTCTGCGTGCTTACCACTTCATCACGCCTTACCTGGAGTGGCTAGACAAGCAGGGCAAGTACCCTGAGTTCTGTAAGGGGATCCGCCGACAACTCTTTACCCCACATCTAAATATCTTCTTCCCTAACTTTATTTTAGCTGACCATCTAGGGTTTGTAGAGGTTCAAATGAGCAATGTGGAGCGACTAGAGCTAAAGCTCTTTGCGCTTACGCCACAAGACGCTATCAAGGCGGAAGGACAAACTATTCCCGAGCAAGCTAAGCTCGTCTGGAGTCACACATATCAGGGGAAGCAAGGTTTGGAGGCGATGGTGCTACAGTGTGACTCGATAGAGCTCCCCACCCTACCAACGGGACACTATCGCCTGCAAGCGGTCGCTCATCACACGACAGAGGCAAAACAAGTAGAGTATATAAAAAAGACCAATACAACTATCCACGACTGCACCATAAGCGACCTATGGACGCTGAACCTCGGCAACGGAAAGACTCAATTGCTGAATGCCCTCACGGGGCAAGCTCAGACGGAGTCCATACAGCTGTGGAGCTATGGGGACAAGCGCTCAGGGTGGCACTCGAACTATAAGCCTACACTGGACAAGATTGGCGAACGAACACCCGACAAGCTCGGTATCTTTGCAACGCCTCAGCCGGCGAAGCGAGATCGTTCTGAAATTTTTCTGGTGGAGAGTGCAGACAATCGGTTGCTCTTACCCACTTGTGGCTACCAGTACAACTACCGTGGCAAGCGTGGCACTTTTCAGCTATCCAAGACGTTAAGCACGGCGCTCCTACAGACCGATAGAAGTATCTACGAGCTGGGTGATGAGATTCAGCTTTACGCTGTCGCTTACCGAAGGGGCTACGACCCGAAGCAAGCGACGGTGCTGCCCAAGCTTGACCTGACCATCAAACTATACACGCCACAGGACGATATGATCGACTCTATCATAGTCCAGACTGATCAGTGGGGACGTCTTCATACGACCCTCCAGCTGCCCAAAGAGGCGATGACGGGCGGCTACACCATTGAGGTCTCTTGTGATAGCGATCTAGATGATTTCGACGAATATGAGACAACCATTCATGTAGCGGAGTATAAGCGTCCGAGCTTTAAGGGTGCCTTGACCCTGCCCGAGGTGGCGATGAAGCTGGAAGACACGATCTCCGTCCGTGGCTCTGCGATGACTTACAGCGGCTATCCGCTCGCAGAGGCTTCTATAACCTACAGCGTGACGGGAAGCTATAGAAACTGGTGGTTCGGTGAGGATGTTCCCGATCAATTACTCACCTCTGGCACGCTCCAGATCAATGAGCAGGATGGGAGCTTTGAGTTTCCGATTACCCTCTCAGACTTACGCACCGAGGCTATGCGTCAGAACCCGCAGCCTTGGAGCCTACACACCTACCATATAGAGGTAACCATCACGGCGCCTAGTGGCGAGACGCAGCGACTAGAGCGATCTATTTGGATCGGCTCGACACCTGTATCTATGGAGTACGAGGGGGCGGAGACCTTCTTCAAGGATGGGCCAGAGGAGGCTCAGACTTTTACCATTCGTGTGACCAACGATGACGAAGCTCCCATAGCCACGATGCTAGAGCTACGACTCACATCGCTCGCTGACACGACAAGCTCTTGGTCGGTGGAGGTGCCCGCCAACGAGAAGCAGCACCTGCCCGCTGAGTGGCTTCGCCTACCCTCGGGTTCCTACCGCTTGACTTACATTTACCACGATAAGACGGGCGAAACGCTAAAGGAAGAGCAAGAGATTGTCCTCTTTGCAGAGCGTGACAAGCGTCTACCGATACAAAGTACGCTCTGGGCAGCTTCGCCCTCGGAGGAATATCCACGAGGTGGCGCACCTACGATATACTACGCCAGCAACGAGAGCGAGCAGTCGATCTACTACGTCATCAATACGGTAGACCAGCCCGCTATCTACGGACAGCTTCCCGCGCTCCCTGCCCAGCAGGTGGGTCGCTGGCAGCCGACGCTCCCCAAGAGTGTCGACCCCAAGGGGCAGATCCGCATAGAGCTCTACTGCGTACGCGACGGACGCTACAGCTCTCAGAGCTTCGAGTATCGCTATACGGCAGACCAGCCGACCCTGCAACTCTCGTGGATCGAGATACCCGACAAGCTCCTCGCTGGCGAGACCCACACATGGCAAGCTCGCCTCACCTACAGTGATGGCACGCCGGCGCGTCGCATCCCCGTCATAGCGTGGATGTATGACGCTGCCTTGGAGAGCCTACGTTCGCACAGCATCGATCGCTTGGCTCAATACATACCACTCTACCTTCATGATGTCAGTCCGAACCCTTGCTTTGGCTTCGATATGAAGGATTACTACCCGATGGCTTATGGCTATGGAGGAGGCGCTTATCCGGAGATGGCTCTTGCTAAGAGCGCCTCCATAGAGGGTGAAGTGATGGGGCTAGCTAATGATGAAGTCTTAGTGGAAGATATGAGCGAAAACAGACTAGCCGAGGAGAAAGTCACAGACGTTACGCCTAATCTGCGAAAGGACTTCTCTCAGACCGCCTTCTTCTTAGCTAACCTCTACACCGATGACGAGGGCGTTGTCACCTTTACGGGCAAGATGCCCGAGGCGCTCTCCAGCTATCGCCTAGCGCTCTTTGGCTACGACAGCCGACTGACGGACTGCGCTGCGACGGCCGACATCAAGAGCTATCGCCAGCTGATGGTCGAGACGCTACAGCCACGCTTCCTCATGCAGGGAGACCAAGCTTACCTGACGGGGTCGATTCGCAACCTCACCGAAGAGGCTCTCAGTGGCAACCTCCGACTAGTCCTCTACGATGCTCTAGCGACGGACAGCACAGCGACACCACTTGCCGACGGCACACGGGAGCTGGCTCTCACCGTTCCAGCCAGTGGCGTGACGCCCTACACCATCGCTCTACCTGCTCTGCCTGACCTCTCGGCACTGCGGGTGCAGGTCTACTTCGTCAGTGGCTCACTCAGCGATGGCGAGGAGTACGTCATCCCCGTACAGCCAGCGACGGTACGCACCGTCGAGAGTATCCCCTTCGCGTGGGACAAGCAGGCGAGCTACTCCTATCCGCTCAGCGCATTGCTAGGGCAGGCAAGCGATCCGTCAGCTTCGCTACACCTACAGCTCTGGAGCAATCCACGTTACTTCGCCTTGCAGCAACTGCCGATCCTCTTTAACAATGAGGAGCGAGACGCTATCAATACGGTCCTCCGCATCTACACTTTGACCCGCACGCAGCAACTGCTACGCCAGTCGGAGATAGCTCAGTGGGTTCAGGCACAAACTCAGGCAACCGAGGGCGCCAACAAGTTGACCAGCAATCGTGAGACCACACTCCTACCGCTAGACGAGACTCCTTGGCGTGCTACCGAGCGGTGGCTCGATGGTGCGCAGGAACAGCTCTGGACACTCTTCAAGGCACCCAATGAGCGCACCACAACTAAGGACATAGCGCAGCTGCGCAACCTACAGACTGCTTCGGGAGAGTGGTCGTGGTACCCCGATATGCCTAGCTCCTCTTACCTCACGCCGCTCATTCTCGACTATCTCGCAGCGGTCAGTGAGCTAGAGCCAAACGAAGAGATAACCTCTATGCTCGCTCGTGGCTGGCAGGCTTACGACCGCACCACGACCAAGCAGATGCAAGAGATGAAGAAAGAACTAGCCAAGAGCAAGCGACAGCCCACCCTCCCCGCATGGGGTGCCGAGTGGCTCTACCTATCCTACCGCTGGCGTGACGCTAAGGCTCTGCAAAAAGACCCGACCACGAAGGCACTCATCGACTACCTCACGCCACTTCTCGTCAAAGAGGCGCAGCAGCTCCCCCTCTACGTCCTGCCACAAGCAGCCTACACGCTCTACAAGCAGGGCAACGTAGCGCAAGCACGACAGCTCGCTGAGATACTGCATGACCATCTATCGTACGAAGTGGCGCAGGGAGCTTTCTTTGCCAACACCCTCGTAGGTGGTTACTTCTGGCGAGACCGCTCTATGTCGCTACAGCGAGAGACTATCGAGCTCTTCAAACTGCTCGACCTCTACCCCGACACGGTACAGCAGATGCGTCGCTGGGCGATGGAGTACCTACGCACCAATCTGCGCGCCTCCAACCTCACGCAGCTAGAGCTCCTGCTCACACTCCTAGAGGAGAGCGCTGAGGAAACAGCTAAGCACGACCAAGTGACCATCTCCATACCTCTTGCCGATGGCACGACCGAGCGCATCGAGACCGACTCCTACTGCGGACTACAGTACAAGCCTAGCCAACTAGACCGCACGGGTAGCATCGTCATCACACACAGCGACCCGCAAGCGATCCTCTGGGGTGGCATCCTAAGCGTTGGCGAGAAGCCACTTAGCGAAGTGTCCGAGCGACAAGGTGAACTGATGATCGAAAGCAAGACTTACGTTCGCGAAGAGATCAACGGTCAACTGCAAGAGCGTCCCATCCAGTCTGGCGAGGAGCTCACCATCGGGACTGTACTCATCACAAAGCTTCGCATCACCACCCGTCGTGACCTAGACTTCGTCACCATACGAGACATGCGTCCCGCATGCTGTGAGCCACTAGAGCAGCTCAGTCACTACGAGTGGCAGAGCGGTCTAGGATACTATGTCGAGGCGCGCCACTATGCGCAGATATACCATATTAATAGCCTACTCCGTGGCTCCTACGAGATCAGCTACGAGCAGAGCGTCGTGCGTCCAGGCACCTACCAGCGTGGTATCACGCAGGCTCAGTGCGCTTACGCTACCGAGTACTCCGCTCAGACCGCTATGCCAACCCCTTACATCGTAATAGCAAATGATTGA
- a CDS encoding tetratricopeptide repeat protein: protein MADRDTSYRGKLPLRSKRCLGVVVALLCVLGSAVGCSTKRNDSASRFYHNLTTRYNVYHNGQLAFNEGYKSLYQDLSESYTELLVPDPITRTAGPESSEETAVGGSLGKAIEKGQKAIREHSIRTKPKVSREDLLRNPKKKAFYNKMEYNPFLHNAWMMVGEAQFYGGHFMEALATFSYMTRLYSTEDKVRDEARIWQARCYLALGWVGEADEILNNLPEEGIYKSRSKIYPLAETELALKQGDTLSAISYLQQTIDRKPIKAQRARLYYLLGQLYSNEGRWSDASQAFGRVIRLAPPYPLEFAATMRRLEIEAQGNPQRVIQRLERLAHKDKNKELVDQIYLTQGRLYLAIPDTTHAVTAFTHGVEQSTQRSFDYMLCQLHLGDIYLAQNNYLKAQEAYAGAASVIEKSHPRYEAVTKLSADLDQLVSFAQQVYEQDSLRRIAALPETERLAYADSLITAYKKAQEEARKQELLAEQQGQNEALNQQADINMPGGGRPGGVGTPPSMSGGGNGKSYFYNPTLVAQGKDLFERKWGKRPLADDWRRRNKQISFDASDPTAQMGETGEEPTDSLSSVASATDSLSSATDSLSADQDPLQREYYLSKLPTTPEQIAASDEIIQTALVGMGKAFNEQMERFEEAVKSYEDLLRRYPEYADRASIYYTLYMLYQRLERADRAEPWRRKLLAELPEDPLAVTLQDPNYIAKLRANIGADERLYDQAFNAYLAGRSREVQRLYRETAESYPLSETLPQFAFVNALSYVLQGDEAAFRKGLESLTASYPKEEVAVLAQEMLQRLLRGAHIAQGGYQGIAWDLRLASQDSVAGTLAEQPFAIGKRSDKYQALLIVPQRGDALERSLRFAVESFNYAQFTDYILPVAFAPSEHETLVTISDLPSATVAWQYVTRAYSPEGYLSALDSSALLLVMTDDNYHQVATGAKSIGDYMTFVADSLVELYPAAHYLVDRWLLLTGLQEEKTVKSDTVATPVMPAVDKPITFEIDRSRIALPAVELQLDSLLQKPEDTMPVQDQRTTIQKARQVTPEDLKQMERERKAQERQAKRDREEQLKERQRQRDAELKARREEQRRQEQLRQEQIKRVEAERRAQEKARKEQLRQQEKERQKRLKALEEERRRKLKEREAQQKEQQKQRR, encoded by the coding sequence GTGGCAGACAGAGACACATCTTATCGTGGTAAGCTACCACTGCGCTCTAAGCGATGTCTAGGCGTAGTGGTAGCTTTGCTGTGCGTCTTGGGCAGTGCCGTGGGCTGTAGCACCAAGCGCAATGATAGTGCTTCACGCTTTTACCACAATCTGACCACACGCTATAACGTCTATCACAATGGTCAGCTCGCCTTTAACGAGGGGTACAAATCTCTCTACCAAGACCTATCGGAGAGCTACACCGAGCTGCTGGTGCCCGATCCTATCACACGCACAGCTGGGCCGGAGTCATCGGAGGAGACAGCCGTGGGCGGTTCGCTAGGCAAAGCGATCGAAAAGGGGCAGAAGGCAATCCGTGAGCACTCAATACGTACGAAGCCAAAGGTATCGCGAGAAGACCTCCTGCGCAATCCTAAGAAGAAGGCTTTCTACAACAAGATGGAGTACAACCCCTTCCTGCACAATGCCTGGATGATGGTAGGTGAGGCTCAGTTTTACGGTGGGCACTTTATGGAGGCTCTGGCGACCTTCTCCTATATGACGAGGCTTTACAGCACGGAGGATAAGGTGCGGGACGAAGCGCGCATTTGGCAGGCTCGCTGTTACCTTGCCTTGGGCTGGGTAGGCGAAGCAGACGAGATCCTGAACAACCTACCCGAAGAGGGCATCTACAAGAGTCGCAGTAAGATCTATCCACTAGCGGAGACAGAGCTAGCGCTCAAGCAGGGCGACACGCTCTCAGCCATCTCTTACCTGCAGCAGACGATCGATCGCAAGCCTATCAAGGCTCAGCGAGCCAGGCTCTACTACCTCTTAGGGCAGCTCTACAGCAATGAAGGTCGGTGGAGCGACGCCTCTCAAGCTTTCGGGCGTGTGATACGTCTGGCGCCACCTTATCCGCTGGAGTTTGCCGCCACGATGCGCCGCCTAGAGATCGAGGCGCAGGGTAATCCGCAGCGAGTCATACAGCGTCTAGAGCGTTTGGCACATAAGGACAAGAACAAAGAGCTCGTCGACCAGATATACCTCACGCAGGGACGCCTTTACTTGGCGATCCCTGATACGACACATGCCGTCACCGCCTTTACACATGGGGTGGAGCAGAGCACGCAGCGCAGCTTCGACTATATGCTTTGTCAGCTTCATCTAGGCGACATTTACCTAGCGCAAAACAACTACCTCAAAGCACAAGAAGCCTATGCAGGTGCAGCAAGTGTTATTGAGAAAAGCCATCCACGCTACGAGGCTGTGACCAAGCTATCGGCCGATCTAGACCAGCTAGTCTCCTTTGCGCAGCAGGTCTACGAGCAGGACAGCCTGCGGCGCATTGCGGCGCTCCCAGAGACGGAGCGGTTGGCCTATGCGGACAGTCTCATCACCGCTTACAAGAAGGCGCAAGAAGAGGCTCGTAAGCAGGAGCTACTCGCTGAGCAGCAGGGTCAAAACGAAGCGCTCAACCAGCAGGCCGACATCAATATGCCTGGCGGTGGTCGCCCTGGCGGTGTCGGCACACCTCCCTCGATGTCGGGTGGTGGCAATGGCAAGAGTTACTTCTACAATCCTACGCTGGTAGCTCAGGGTAAGGATCTATTCGAGCGCAAGTGGGGCAAGCGTCCACTAGCGGACGACTGGCGGAGACGTAATAAGCAGATCTCCTTTGATGCGAGCGACCCCACGGCTCAGATGGGTGAGACTGGCGAAGAGCCCACAGACTCGTTGTCTTCTGTGGCATCCGCTACGGACAGTCTCTCCTCTGCCACCGATAGCCTGTCTGCAGACCAAGATCCCCTCCAGAGGGAGTATTACCTCTCCAAGCTTCCCACCACGCCTGAGCAGATTGCCGCTTCGGATGAGATTATCCAGACGGCGCTGGTCGGTATGGGCAAAGCGTTTAACGAGCAGATGGAGCGCTTCGAAGAGGCGGTCAAGAGCTACGAAGATCTCCTCAGACGCTATCCCGAGTACGCTGACAGAGCCTCCATATACTACACGCTCTACATGCTCTATCAGCGACTAGAGCGGGCAGACCGGGCTGAGCCGTGGCGACGCAAGTTGCTCGCCGAGCTACCCGAAGACCCACTTGCCGTCACACTACAAGATCCTAACTACATAGCCAAGCTACGCGCCAACATCGGGGCTGACGAGCGACTCTATGACCAAGCCTTCAATGCTTACTTAGCAGGCAGGTCACGAGAGGTGCAGCGGCTATATCGTGAGACGGCTGAGTCCTATCCGCTCTCAGAGACCTTGCCGCAGTTTGCCTTTGTCAATGCGCTCAGCTATGTCTTGCAGGGTGACGAAGCCGCCTTTAGAAAGGGGCTGGAGTCGCTCACCGCATCTTATCCTAAAGAGGAGGTAGCTGTCCTCGCTCAGGAGATGCTCCAGCGTCTATTGCGTGGAGCGCACATCGCTCAGGGTGGCTACCAAGGTATCGCTTGGGATCTGCGCCTTGCATCGCAGGATAGCGTCGCAGGAACATTGGCGGAGCAACCTTTTGCTATCGGAAAGCGTAGCGACAAGTACCAAGCGCTGCTCATCGTGCCACAACGAGGTGACGCTTTGGAGCGCTCTCTGCGCTTCGCCGTCGAGAGCTTCAACTACGCTCAGTTCACCGATTACATCTTGCCCGTAGCTTTTGCACCCTCGGAGCATGAGACCCTCGTGACCATCAGCGACCTACCCTCGGCCACTGTCGCATGGCAGTACGTGACTCGGGCTTATAGTCCTGAGGGCTATCTCTCCGCTTTGGATAGTTCGGCGTTGCTGCTCGTTATGACCGACGACAACTACCATCAGGTCGCTACGGGCGCCAAGAGCATCGGCGACTATATGACCTTTGTAGCTGATAGCTTGGTCGAGCTTTACCCCGCAGCGCACTATCTCGTAGATCGCTGGCTCCTCCTCACAGGCTTGCAAGAAGAGAAGACGGTGAAGAGCGATACGGTCGCTACGCCCGTCATGCCAGCCGTCGATAAGCCGATCACCTTCGAGATAGATCGCTCGCGGATCGCTCTGCCTGCGGTGGAGCTGCAGCTTGACAGCTTACTGCAAAAGCCTGAAGATACGATGCCTGTACAGGATCAACGCACCACGATCCAAAAGGCACGACAAGTGACTCCCGAGGACCTGAAGCAGATGGAGCGCGAGCGCAAAGCGCAAGAGCGTCAAGCGAAGCGCGATCGTGAGGAGCAACTCAAAGAGCGTCAGCGCCAGCGCGATGCGGAGCTCAAGGCTCGCCGTGAAGAGCAGCGCCGCCAGGAGCAACTGCGTCAGGAGCAGATCAAGCGTGTGGAGGCAGAGCGTCGTGCTCAGGAAAAAGCACGCAAGGAGCAGCTGCGACAACAGGAAAAAGAGCGTCAGAAGCGTCTCAAGGCACTCGAGGAGGAGCGTCGTCGTAAGCTCAAAGAGCGAGAGGCGCAGCAGAAAGAGCAGCAGAAGCAGCGCCGCTAA
- the yihA gene encoding ribosome biogenesis GTP-binding protein YihA/YsxC has translation MLIHSATFVQSSPSVKSCPQSTLPEYAFIGRSNVGKSSLINMLTGHKGLAMTSQKPGKTQLINHFLINESWHLVDLPGYGYARRSLEQREQFRKLIDQYVTKREALVNLFVLVDIRHEPQRIDLEFINEMGEKGIPFSIVFTKADKIGKQVQRDAVEAYQSRLLEDWEELPPLFVTSASTGLGRDELLDYIEQLNRMIAELEA, from the coding sequence ATGTTAATACACTCCGCCACCTTCGTACAGAGTAGTCCTTCAGTAAAGTCTTGCCCTCAAAGTACACTACCCGAGTACGCCTTCATAGGGCGCTCCAACGTGGGCAAATCCTCGCTCATCAATATGCTCACAGGGCACAAAGGGCTAGCGATGACCTCGCAAAAGCCTGGTAAGACGCAGCTCATCAACCACTTTCTGATCAATGAGTCGTGGCACCTCGTCGACCTGCCCGGCTACGGCTACGCACGCAGGAGTCTAGAGCAGCGGGAGCAGTTTCGCAAGCTGATTGACCAGTACGTCACGAAGCGTGAGGCCTTGGTCAACCTCTTCGTCCTTGTAGACATACGCCATGAGCCGCAGCGCATCGACCTAGAGTTTATCAATGAAATGGGCGAAAAAGGCATCCCCTTCAGTATCGTCTTCACCAAAGCAGACAAGATCGGCAAGCAGGTACAGCGGGATGCTGTAGAGGCTTACCAATCTCGTCTACTAGAAGATTGGGAGGAGCTGCCGCCCCTCTTCGTGACCAGTGCATCGACTGGCTTGGGGCGTGACGAACTCCTAGATTATATCGAGCAGCTCAACCGTATGATAGCTGAGCTAGAGGCCTAA